A region from the Scylla paramamosain isolate STU-SP2022 unplaced genomic scaffold, ASM3559412v1 Contig2, whole genome shotgun sequence genome encodes:
- the LOC135096120 gene encoding LOW QUALITY PROTEIN: insulin-like growth factor-binding protein-related protein 1 (The sequence of the model RefSeq protein was modified relative to this genomic sequence to represent the inferred CDS: inserted 1 base in 1 codon) has translation MAGRTELSLVIFACXFFQFSLSQDLNVTCGDCDKSVCPSVDSCPSGVVSDPCGCCDVCARVLGELCDLEGGSHQFGTCGEYLTCAARSDLQDSQESTCQCQEQMPVCGTDKVTYPTLCDLLAKVKDNPELEVAVRGPCLAAPTIRSRPEDKQRPLGSILVLDCEALGHPTPSISWRLSKIDGTSTELPGDDPAFAVQVRGGPESHMITGWVQIMKITEENLGVYSCVATNSEGEAQASATVSQLKEDVSGHENAV, from the exons ATGGCGGGAAGGACAGAACTCAGCCTCGTGATCTTTGCct ctttttttcaattttctctctcccaagACCTCAATGTGACCTGCGGCGACTGTGATAA gtcGGTGTGCCCCAGTGTGGACTCTTGCCCCAGTGGTGTTGTGTCTGACCCCTGTGGCTGCTGTGATGTCTGTGCGCGCGTCCTGGGGGAGCTGTGTGACCTTGAGGGCGGGTCACACCAATTTGGCACCTGTGGGGAGTACCTGACCTGTGCCGCGCGGTCAGACttgcag gacTCCCAGGAAAGTACATGTCAGTGCCAGGAGCAGATGCCGGTGTGTGGCACTGATAAGGTCACCTATCCGACCTTGTGTGACCTCCTGGCGAAGGTCAAAGACAACCCTGAGCTGGAGGTGGCGGTGCGTGGCCCTTGTCTGGCAG cccCCACTATAAGGTCACGCCCTGAGGACAAGCAGCGCCCCCTGGGAAGCATTCTAGTGTTGGACTGCGAGGCCCTTGGGCACCCCACCCCTTCCATCTCTTGGCGCCTTTCAAAGATTGACGGCACATCTACTGAACTGcctg GCGACGACCCAGCCTTTGCAGTTCAGGTGCGCGGCGGCCCTGAGTCTCACATGATCACTGGATGGGTGCAAATTATGAAGATTACAGAAGAAAATTTAGGCGTTTACTCTTGTGTGGCTACTAATAGCGAAGGAGAGGCACAGGCGTCCGCTACAGTGTCCCAgctgaaggaag
- the LOC135096122 gene encoding uncharacterized protein LOC135096122 → MPATPPTHHHHQRHPQPLPVPHRNQTSRFFSFNSGSQTLDLGLSFTVPFLSIPVGSLLSFGNSLTTSTTTALGSLMEINWPSVLFICVAVLAAVLLLPKIATVISALVSGGVVTGYSGATSYEGASYGRGVETVDPVTSIVTQIEEALAQYDLDASSCVQRGVCTFMSSSGARVREGKADSTSLLAVGLAKSKWLEEIIGENSITKAVKFGQEKNQDCSLQYPECPVSLPDIVRGLMSVVT, encoded by the exons ATGCCAGccaccccccccacccaccaccaccaccaacgtcaCCCCCAGCCCCTTCCAGTCCCCCACCGGAACCAGACAAGCCGATTCTTCTCCTTCAATTCCGGATCACAGACCttagat CTCGGCCTGAGTTTCACCGTGCCCTTCCTGTCTATTCCTGTCGGTTCCTTGCTATCATTCGGCAATTCACTGacgaccagcaccaccaccgccctaGGGTCTCTAATGGAGATCAATTGGCCGTCTGTGTTGTTCATATGCGTGGCTGTGCTGGCTGCTGTTCTCTTATTGCCAAAGATAGCTACCGTTATCTCAGCCCTTGTATCTGGGGGCGTGGTCACCGGGTACTCAGGCGCCACATCGTATGAAGGCGCATCCTACGGGCGTGGCGTTGAGactg TTGACCCCGTGACCTCGATTGTGACCCAGATTGAGGAAGCCTTGGCGCAGTATGACCTTGACGCCTCCTCCTGCGTACAGAGAGGCGTTTGTACCTTCATGTCCTCTTCAGGAGCGCGTGTGCGTGAGGGGAAAGCTGACAGCACCTCCCTTCTTGCTGTGGGACTCGCTAA GAGCAAGTGGCTGGAGGaaattataggagaaaacaGCATCACGAAGGCTGTCAAATTTGGCCAGGAGAAAAACCAAGATTGCTCCTTGCAGTACCCAGAATGCCCCGTGTCCTTGCCTGATATCGTCCGTGGCTTGATGTCCGTGGTCACGTGA
- the LOC135096128 gene encoding uncharacterized protein LOC135096128, whose protein sequence is MAPLHTAFILLIVGVATLHGEAPDPCLPHCDEKCTPGEDVPDPHDCHKYFTCMENCMPTDVSFVCPDGEKFDVNAKTCQAEDTVTCGLCRARCRYDCLQNDGFAAVRGVCNEYFFCGMDTPVKIYCNEPSKPYFDGTVCVADETRCCDPCEVYCEIQYTEIADPTSCKHFYYCEEIGFPLEQDRYECPEGETYNNMTYTCTPDAETECYQPCAPP, encoded by the exons atGGCGCCCCTCCACACTGCTTTCATCCTACTG atcgtGGGAGTCGCCACCCTGCACGGGGAAGCACCAGACCCCTGCCTACCACACTGCGACGAGAAGTGCACGCCGGGAGAGGACGTGCCGGACCCTCACGACTGCCACAAGTACTTCACGTGCATGGAAAACTGCATGCCCACTGACGTGTCCTTTGTCTGCCCCGACGGTGAAAAATTTGACGTGAACGCTAAAACTTGTCAGGCAGAAGACACCGTTACGTGCGGTCTGTGCCGGGCGAGATGTAGGTACGACTGCCTGCAGAACGATGGCTTTGCAGCAGTACGAGGGGTCTGCAATGAGTACTTCTTCTGCGGCATGGACACACCTGTTAAAATTTACTGCAatgaaccttccaaaccttactTCGACGGCACTGTTTGCGTGGCGGACGAAACCAGGTGCTGTGACCCGTGCGAGGTGTACTGTGAGATCCAATACACTGAGATAGCTGATCCAACAAGCTGCaaacatttctactactgcGAGGAGATTGGTTTTCCCTTAGAGCAGGACAGGTATGAGTGCCCTGAAGGGGAGACCTACAACAATATGACCTACACGTGTACTCCAGATGCTGAGACTGAATGCTACCAGCCGTGTGCACCGCcgtag
- the LOC135096124 gene encoding glycine receptor subunit alpha-3-like isoform X1, which produces MHLPLLLLLITLERLDGERLGLSEVIPENYDRLAPPKENGKPTFVYFHVTIMSIDSISESAPDHNNNLEVYTDSTVASYDIGNTQSSGTFVADIFFAQSWRDHRLLLPSNMKKDYRLLELEWLDKFWRPDSFFKNAREVKFQTMTVPNHYVWLYKNFTLLYMVKLTLTLTCAMNFMLYPHDTQECKMQMESLSHTTDDLVFVWDEKIPLAVDDAIELPQQNLVSNETSECTQMYTTGNFSCLEVVFKLKRRLGHYLFHTYIPTCLIVIMSWVSFWIRPEIAPARVTLGVTSLLTMSTQHARSQAALPPVSYIKAIDVFMSACTIFVFLVLMEYAVISVIMGDESHLRKLKNCAKYGSAKINFTTVKAAAGTRGECSSLPSLHLVPHSVTWSERGGVQRCVECCITCSSFVLLRLQAVNQDRYKLSQGCSAVLEDTR; this is translated from the exons atgcatcttcctcttcttcttcttctcatcactTTGGAAAg gttggATGGAGAGCGGCTGGGACTTAGCGAAGTTATCCCTGAAAACTATGACAGACTAGCGCCgccgaaagaaaacgggaagccaacttttgtttatttccacGTCACAATTATGAGCATAGACTCCATCAGCGAATCTGCTCCT gACCACAATAACAACTTAGAGGTCTACACGGACAGCACTGTAGCAAGTTATGACATTGGAAACACACAGTCATCGGGG acctTCGTGGCGGACATCTTCTTTGCTCAGTCATGGAGGGACCACcgccttcttcttccctccaatatgaagaaggattacag GCTGTTGGAACTGGAGTGGCTTGACAAATTTTGGCGCCCGGACAGTTTCTTCAAAAATGCGAGAGAGGTCAAATTTCAAACGATGACTGTTCCTAATCACTACGTCTGGTTGTACAAGAACTTCACTCTCCTGTATATGGtgaa gctCACACTGACACTCACCTGCGCAATGAATTTTATGCTGTATCCTCACGACACCCAAGAATGTAAGATGCAGATGGAGAGCC tctCCCATACCACAGACGACCTAGTATTTGTGTGGGATGAGAAAATTCCACTGGCTGTTGATGATGCAATTGAACTCCCACAGCAGAATCTTGTTAGCAATGAAACCTCAGAATGCACTCAAATGTATACAACAG gtaaTTTTTCATGTTTGGAAGTTGTATTCAAATTAAAGAGAAGATTGGGGCATTACTTGTTCCACACGTACATCCCAACGTGCCTCATTGTCATCATGTCg tgGGTCTCCTTCTGGATTCGCCCAGAGATAGCCCCTGCACGTGTCACCTTGGGCGTCACTTCTCTTCTAACGATGTCTACTCAGCACGCCCGCTCCCAAGCTGCCCTGCCGCCCGTGTCTTATATAAAGGCTATAGATGTATTTATGTCAGCTTGCACCat ctTCGTGTTTCTGGTATTAATGGAATACGCAGTCATCAGTGTGATAATGGGAGACGAATCACACTTGCGCAAATTGAAGAACTGCGCAAAGTACGGAAGCGCAAAGATTAATTTCACAACAGTCAAG GCGGCCGCGGGCACAAGAGGCGAGtgctcttccttgccttcactCCACCTTGTGCCGCATTCAGTGACGTGGAGTGAGCGTGGCGGGGTGCAGAGGTGCGTGGAGTGTTGCATCACCTGTAGCAGCTTCGTATTACTAAG ATTACAAGCGGTGAACCAGGACAGGTACAAGCTGAGTCAGGGCTGTTCTGCTGTACTGGAGGACACAAGATGA
- the LOC135096124 gene encoding glycine receptor subunit alpha-2-like isoform X3: MHLPLLLLLITLERLDGERLGLSEVIPENYDRLAPPKENGKPTFVYFHVTIMSIDSISESAPDHNNNLEVYTDSTVASYDIGNTQSSGTFVADIFFAQSWRDHRLLLPSNMKKDYRLLELEWLDKFWRPDSFFKNAREVKFQTMTVPNHYVWLYKNFTLLYMVKLTLTLTCAMNFMLYPHDTQECKMQMESLSHTTDDLVFVWDEKIPLAVDDAIELPQQNLVSNETSECTQMYTTGNFSCLEVVFKLKRRLGHYLFHTYIPTCLIVIMSWVSFWIRPEIAPARVTLGVTSLLTMSTQHARSQAALPPVSYIKAIDVFMSACTIFVFLVLMEYAVISVIMGDESHLRKLKNCAKYGSAKINFTTVKQRRAQAIKVDRLARYIFPITFAVLNFIYWATFWEYL, translated from the exons atgcatcttcctcttcttcttcttctcatcactTTGGAAAg gttggATGGAGAGCGGCTGGGACTTAGCGAAGTTATCCCTGAAAACTATGACAGACTAGCGCCgccgaaagaaaacgggaagccaacttttgtttatttccacGTCACAATTATGAGCATAGACTCCATCAGCGAATCTGCTCCT gACCACAATAACAACTTAGAGGTCTACACGGACAGCACTGTAGCAAGTTATGACATTGGAAACACACAGTCATCGGGG acctTCGTGGCGGACATCTTCTTTGCTCAGTCATGGAGGGACCACcgccttcttcttccctccaatatgaagaaggattacag GCTGTTGGAACTGGAGTGGCTTGACAAATTTTGGCGCCCGGACAGTTTCTTCAAAAATGCGAGAGAGGTCAAATTTCAAACGATGACTGTTCCTAATCACTACGTCTGGTTGTACAAGAACTTCACTCTCCTGTATATGGtgaa gctCACACTGACACTCACCTGCGCAATGAATTTTATGCTGTATCCTCACGACACCCAAGAATGTAAGATGCAGATGGAGAGCC tctCCCATACCACAGACGACCTAGTATTTGTGTGGGATGAGAAAATTCCACTGGCTGTTGATGATGCAATTGAACTCCCACAGCAGAATCTTGTTAGCAATGAAACCTCAGAATGCACTCAAATGTATACAACAG gtaaTTTTTCATGTTTGGAAGTTGTATTCAAATTAAAGAGAAGATTGGGGCATTACTTGTTCCACACGTACATCCCAACGTGCCTCATTGTCATCATGTCg tgGGTCTCCTTCTGGATTCGCCCAGAGATAGCCCCTGCACGTGTCACCTTGGGCGTCACTTCTCTTCTAACGATGTCTACTCAGCACGCCCGCTCCCAAGCTGCCCTGCCGCCCGTGTCTTATATAAAGGCTATAGATGTATTTATGTCAGCTTGCACCat ctTCGTGTTTCTGGTATTAATGGAATACGCAGTCATCAGTGTGATAATGGGAGACGAATCACACTTGCGCAAATTGAAGAACTGCGCAAAGTACGGAAGCGCAAAGATTAATTTCACAACAGTCAAG caaAGAAGGGCACAGGCCATCAAGGTGGACAGACTGGCCAGGTATATCTTCCCAATCACCTTTGCTGTTTTAAACTTCATCTACTGGGCAACCTTCTGGGAgtacctgtag
- the LOC135096124 gene encoding glycine receptor subunit alpha-3-like isoform X2: MKKDYRLLELEWLDKFWRPDSFFKNAREVKFQTMTVPNHYVWLYKNFTLLYMVKLTLTLTCAMNFMLYPHDTQECKMQMESLSHTTDDLVFVWDEKIPLAVDDAIELPQQNLVSNETSECTQMYTTGNFSCLEVVFKLKRRLGHYLFHTYIPTCLIVIMSWVSFWIRPEIAPARVTLGVTSLLTMSTQHARSQAALPPVSYIKAIDVFMSACTIFVFLVLMEYAVISVIMGDESHLRKLKNCAKYGSAKINFTTVKAAAGTRGECSSLPSLHLVPHSVTWSERGGVQRCVECCITCSSFVLLRLQAVNQDRYKLSQGCSAVLEDTR; encoded by the exons atgaagaaggattacag GCTGTTGGAACTGGAGTGGCTTGACAAATTTTGGCGCCCGGACAGTTTCTTCAAAAATGCGAGAGAGGTCAAATTTCAAACGATGACTGTTCCTAATCACTACGTCTGGTTGTACAAGAACTTCACTCTCCTGTATATGGtgaa gctCACACTGACACTCACCTGCGCAATGAATTTTATGCTGTATCCTCACGACACCCAAGAATGTAAGATGCAGATGGAGAGCC tctCCCATACCACAGACGACCTAGTATTTGTGTGGGATGAGAAAATTCCACTGGCTGTTGATGATGCAATTGAACTCCCACAGCAGAATCTTGTTAGCAATGAAACCTCAGAATGCACTCAAATGTATACAACAG gtaaTTTTTCATGTTTGGAAGTTGTATTCAAATTAAAGAGAAGATTGGGGCATTACTTGTTCCACACGTACATCCCAACGTGCCTCATTGTCATCATGTCg tgGGTCTCCTTCTGGATTCGCCCAGAGATAGCCCCTGCACGTGTCACCTTGGGCGTCACTTCTCTTCTAACGATGTCTACTCAGCACGCCCGCTCCCAAGCTGCCCTGCCGCCCGTGTCTTATATAAAGGCTATAGATGTATTTATGTCAGCTTGCACCat ctTCGTGTTTCTGGTATTAATGGAATACGCAGTCATCAGTGTGATAATGGGAGACGAATCACACTTGCGCAAATTGAAGAACTGCGCAAAGTACGGAAGCGCAAAGATTAATTTCACAACAGTCAAG GCGGCCGCGGGCACAAGAGGCGAGtgctcttccttgccttcactCCACCTTGTGCCGCATTCAGTGACGTGGAGTGAGCGTGGCGGGGTGCAGAGGTGCGTGGAGTGTTGCATCACCTGTAGCAGCTTCGTATTACTAAG ATTACAAGCGGTGAACCAGGACAGGTACAAGCTGAGTCAGGGCTGTTCTGCTGTACTGGAGGACACAAGATGA